A window from Lagopus muta isolate bLagMut1 chromosome 5, bLagMut1 primary, whole genome shotgun sequence encodes these proteins:
- the LOC125693369 gene encoding annexin A8-like — MAWWKAWSEEEGKPVIGVYSNFDPAPDAQTLYKAMKGLGTDEQAIIEVLTKRSNKQRQEIAKSFKAQFGKDLIDSLRSELSGDFERLIVALMYPPYKYEAKELYDAMKGVGTSEDVIIEILASRTKAQIKEIIKAYKEEYGSDLEQDIASETSGYFKQILVCLLQGERDNASLYVDTALARQDAEALFSAGEKIKGTDEIQFITILCKRSATHLLKVFEEYQKLAGKSIEDSIKSETKGSLEDAMLAIVRCTRNIRQYFAERLYHALKGAGTDDGTLIRVIVSRNEVDLNLIKDEFKRIAGQPLSSMIVDDTSGDYKTALLNLCGSD; from the exons ATGGCATGGTGGAAGGCCTGG agtGAAGAGGAGGGCAAGCCTGTGATAGGGGTTTATTCAAACTTTGACCCTGCACCTGATGCTCAAACTCTCTACAAAGCTATGAAAGGCCTTG GGACTGATGAACAAGCTATAATTGAAGTCCTAACCAAGAGGAGCAACAAGCAGCGGCAAGAGATTGCCAAATCCTTCAAAGCACAGTTTGGAAAG GATCTGATTGACAGCCTGAGATCTGAACTGAGTGGTGATTTTGAGAGGCTCATTGTAGCTCTCATGTACCCCCCATACAAATATGAAGCCAAGGAGCTGTATGATGCCATGAAG GGTGTGGGAACAAGTGAAGATGTTATCATTGAGATCCTGGCATCACGAACAAAGGCGCAGATCAAAGAGATTATCAAGGCATACAAAGAAG AATACGGTTCTGATCTGGAACAAGACATAGCATCGGAAACAAGTGGCTACTTCAAACAGATTCTAGTTTGCCTTCTTCAG GGTGAGAGGGACAATGCCTCTCTCTATGTGGATACAGCATTGGCTCGCCAGGATGCAGAG GCTCTCTTTTCTGCTGGGGAGAAGATAAAGGGCACTGATGAGATACAGTTCATCACCATTCTGTGCAAGAGGAGTGCTACACACTTGCTGAAAG TGTTTGAAGAATACCAGAAACTTGCTGGTAAAAGCATAGAAGACAGTATCAAGAGTGAAACTAAAGGCTCACTAGAGGATGCTATGCTGGCTATTG TGAGATGCACAAGGAACATCCGTCAGTACTTTGCAGAGAGGCTGTACCATGCTTTAAAG GGGGCTGGCACTGATGATGGGACCCTCATAAGGGTGATTGTTTCTCGAAATGAAGTTGACTTAAATCTTATCAAGGATGAATTCAAGCGAATTGCAGGACAGCCTCTCTCCAGCATGATTGTG GATGACACCAGTGGTGATTACAAGACAGCCTTGCTGAATCTCTGTGGCAGTGACTGA